The Cynocephalus volans isolate mCynVol1 chromosome 1, mCynVol1.pri, whole genome shotgun sequence region atgCTTAATCATCTaccatatttaataaaattgatgctaaatatattttgtttctaaaaactGAATTGAATTCCACCAGGAAGAGATGAAGTCCTGCCACCATGAAGCTCTAAACAATATAGTTACAGATGCTTCAAGTTTAAAGGACCTTAGAAATGACCTAGATCAGAACTGTCCAATATAGTAGTCATTATCGTGAggctatttaaatttatcaaaattaaataaaattaataattctgtTCTTCAGTCTCTCTAACCACATTTCTTCTAGGGTTCAATTGCCATATGTGGCCAATAGCTACCATATTGAACAGTACAGATAGAGAATATTTTCATCCTCACAGGAAGTTGTAGAGAACAGCGTTAGTCTAGAGGAATAGGTCTCAATGGGTCTCGAAGAGGGGAAAGAGGGGTGTATGTGTAAAACagaatccccccccccaaataaaacaCATGACTTTCTTCCACCTGCCTGTGTCTCAGAGGCATGTGGATTCTAACTCAGGCGCTGATTGCAGTGGAACCAGAGGTGCAGCACAAGCACTGCAGGAAGGATATGCAGGCAAGAGCTCTTTGGAAGAATAAGTTGGGAAAAGCCTCCAGAATGGATGGTTGACAACCAACATCTTGTCGAGACTGGATACCCCAGATCGTTGGATGCTGGGCTCACATGCTAATGTAATTGATCTGTTCCAAACAGATCCCAAGAACAGGACACCACCAGTGCAAGTTGGGGGCAGTGAGAAGGTGAGGTGGGTGTGAACGTTCCCATTACAGTTCAACTTAGGCAGCAGTTACCCTCGTCAAGGAAAGACCTGGAAGGTGGGCCTTAGAGGGGTGAGAGGGAACCGTCCTCCTTCATAGTCAAAGGAGAACGGTTCCCTCTTACCCCTCTAAGGAGTCACTGGCAATACAACCAGCAACCAGTGACCTGGTGAGGAGCCCAGTATGGGAAAACCTAAGGGACTTGCTCCGGCACACCTGAGAAGCCACATCTTAAGGACTGTATACCATCAAGTGACACATTGGCTTCTGTGACCCCGTGATCTTCTGCCCCTCCTGCTTTGGGGCAGCTCCTTCTCAGTTCCTCACTGGTTCTTCTTCCCCCTCTGTAAGTGTGGACATTTCCCAGGTCCTGTCTTCATCTCGCCTCACTCCTTGATAATGATAATGTCACTCCTTCCCAGGGCTACAGCCACTTCCCCCAACCATGTCCCGAGCCCAAACCCCTCCTAAGTTCTGGCCTCAGAGACCAACTGACTATGGAATGTCTTCACCTGAAAGACCTGCAAGCACCTCAAACCCAATGTGTCCAGATTCATTGTCACCTGTCCCTTCTTCACCCTCTATGTCTAATTCATTTTCCAATCCTGTTAAGTCCACCCCTGAAATTTAGCCACATATTTCCTTTGTGAATTCTCTATTTATAAACTTTGCTGACCCTTAAACTGAACGATTGAAGTCACTTCTGAGGTGGTCAATCAATCCCCCATCCAGTCTATCTTATGTGATCGTACCAGAGTTACTGTCCTAAATCATATATTACACATACTATCACGTCTGCTCCTTctcaaaaaactcaataaatggcTCTTAAATCCTATTTTATGTCCTCCTGCACCCATTCTCAGTGGAACAAAAATCGTTCTCCTAAACTCTTTTGAACTCTCCACCCTATAATCTGCTACAGCTGATTCGGTCATTATCCAAGTCACACCTCGTCCACGCAACATTCCGGATACCCTTGGTTGCTTTAACCGCTCCCTTCCCTACACTCAAGGCGGGTGCCTGCATCCCCACTATCACATTGCACCACAGGCCACCTGGTACTGTAGGCACCTGTGAAACGTCCAGCTCCTCTTAAGACTGTAAGGGCAGTGTGGTATCGCACCAAACACCTAAGCAAAGTTTAACAAAGGCACAGCCGTCTCATTTCCCACAGGGTCAGGAAATAGAGACTTTGCTGAAGCATCATAGGTAGATTTCAGGGaggttttgtcttttttaatttataaaaatttcctACTGAACATCAAACATAATTgtaagtgctatggtttgaatgtttgtccccttcaaaactcatgttgaaacttgaGTTATCAcgtgttaagaggtggggcctctaAGAAGTGATTGGGTtctgagggctctgccctcacaagtagattaatccatttatggtcTAATAAATTTATGGACTAATGAGTCATCGTGATAGTGGGTGTATTATAACAGCCAGTTTGGCTCTCATGTACCCCTCCTGCCCCCTGTGATGCCTTCTTCCATGTCATGATGCAGCATGAGGCCCACCAGAAGCTGACCAGAAGTGGCTGCCTGAtattgggcttcccagcctccaaactctaaggaacaaatttcttttctctataaattacctagCCTCAGGTATTCTtctatagcaacagaaaatgggctaagACAATAAGACCACTCAATGACCTGGAATTTGGAGTCTACCAGAAGcctaacaccaaagtcatggatTGTACACCTGTATCACCCAAGCCTGGGGTGCCTGAGAGACAAATGACAGCAGATAAACCAAGGAAAAGGAACCACAAGTGtgataaactggaaaaaaaaaatctataaagagTGCAAAGAATGCAGCTTTGGACAATAGGGCCCAGCTATGGAAAGCTGAGAACCAGCAGTAGCTGACTAGATACCACATAAGGTTGATTTGATAAAATACCTTACTTGATTGAGGGCAGGGCAGGGTTTAAGTAGCAGGAGGTTTAAAAAAAGAGGGGGGTGTCATCAGCTCTCCCACCTTCCCTCAGCACGCGCTGACACCATCCCTGCCACCAGTGCCAAAAGCACATGGAGAAAGCACAGACTGCTAAAACGGGGAGAGGGAAGAGTATATCCACTACATTTTTGCAGACACTGAGAATTGAGACAGCTGGATTAAAACTTCCAAAAGGAGAACAGGGCCTAGAACAGGGGCTGCCcagagcaggcactcaataaatatttggggaataAGTAAATGTGGACTAATTCGCTCACTgcttcatgcattcattcacctCCTGAGCATCTACTAGATACCCTCGTATCACTCTCATCCAAAACATACATCCTTGACTCTGAGAGACCTCAGACAGTCTGCAATGACAAGAGGTCATGGGGAAAAAGCATTGTTCACTGTGTGCCTCTGGCAAGACAGCTAGGAGCCTTTTCACATGCACAAATGAGAACTGCATTGCTTTTGCATGGTCCACTTTACAAAGCACCTCCACGTATAttctctcatttgatcttcataacACAAATCATACACTTCAGTATCATTCACAGGGTCCATCAGTGACTGCTCATTACACTGAGGATAGAACAGAAGCTACTTAGCAAGGCACTCCTTCATTCATCCAAGAATGTATTAGcctgccatgtgccagacactggtcTCAGGTCTGAACCCAGTTCAGGAGTTCACAGGAGTGAACCCAAACAGGTCTCTGCCCTCTTGGTGCTTACATTCCAGTGGCTGACCATGTTCCTGACGATCGGCCTCTGCCACCTGCCCATCCTCTCCCCCTGACCTCCCGACCTTCACTCAGCCACATGGAACCTCAGGCAGTTTGCTGGACATGCCCTGCTAAGGAAGTTCCATGCCACACCCTGCCACCCACTGTCTCCTCTGCTTGAacaccttcctcccttctccacctGGCTGCTTCCTTCTGGGCTGTCCAGCTCAGACAGGCAGGGCATCACTTCTCAGGAAAGCTTCTCCACCACCCCACTGGGTCTAGCACCCCCACATACTCAGGTCCCCTGTGCACACGTGCCTCCATCCTGGCCCTGTGGCAAAATCATCTGTGGAGAGGTTAACCTGTGGTTATGGTTCTCCCTTAAATACgtattattttctcacttttggtGGACAGCAATCCACTGAAGTTGAGGCCACTCAGTCTTTGTCTCTCCCACTCTGATCTTCACTGGACCACAGTGTAACTCACACAGGACTAGGCTAATCCACACAAACCCATTCCCCAAATGCCGTCATTGATTTAGAAAAGAGAATATGATCCAAGCTGGTCCATTTGGAGTGAAGTCCAGGAATTTTGTTGGGCCATGATAGGGTGAGACTCTCAGAGCCCATGTGAAGGATGTGGTCCTCAGAACTGCTGGCAGCCAGCCAGTGACCATGGGAAGCCTGTCTGAGGACAGAGCAAAGACAGAGGTGGCCAAACTGAGAGTTGGGTCCTGAGCACACTGTATAAGCCTGGACCACTTACCCACAAAAGCCGAAGTGATCACCACCcatcccctctcccaccacccaAGGAAGTGTGGGCTGGGTATTTTATCCTGAATAATTCACTGCAGTCTAAGAGCAGAGGAGCTGCAATGTGCTGTCTTTTATAGTGCACTATACCTGAGCCTCTGTACACTTTCCTCAGGCATTTTTACAATATAAAGCCAGAAGCAGAATTTTCTGTAAGGCAATCCCCCATTTTGTTTGCAAAAGCTTAGGCTCATTGATGCGGAAGGGACCAGGAGGAGGGGACCAAAGTCAGTGTTTTGGAGTGGGGAAACAGAAGCACATGAAGTTTGGAGAGCTTCCCAAGAGCTCAGGCAGCAGGTGGCAGCTCCAAGAGGGCTATGACAAGGAGGGACTAATGCTGCCACCTGAGAGGTAGCCAGACTCCTAAAACAATCCAGAGAGGAGTAGGCTATTTTTATATTCCTCATGGGTTTCCCTTTTATCCAAAAACTCTATACCCCCCATATTCAGTCCAGCTCTCCAAAGGTGTATAAGCTGTGGTTCTGAAGTAAAAACATCAATtagcttttaaaatagaaataacttaAAATGTACCCCAAGTTGCACACACATATTAAACTTTTGTTTGACAGCCAGGTTGACTTTAAGTTCTAGAAATTAAGACAGAACGAGAAATTTTAGATGCCTTGCAAATTAGGGACTTAGGCAACTGACAGAAACAGTGCCTATCCACCTTACGTGAACAAGAAGgtaaataatttagaaatcatTTAATGTAGAATCAGTCTGATTCTTATTCTATTTGTGAAAAAGTCAATAGCACAATCAGAGGGAAAGACAACTCATCTTGTAGCCTGTTATTACTTTTCTGAAAGGCCTTAAAGGAATTTCCGACCATTTCTCAGGGACGGAAGCCACAGGTTGTGCTGGGGATCTCATGAGCACACCTCTGCCTGCACATCTACACACACTGTACCAGCTAACCACATGGATGCTGGAACACGGTAGACACTTCCCAGCTGTATCTTGGGCAAGTAACTGAACCCCTCTACACCtccgttttctcatctgcaaaatgggaaaaataatgacTTCTTAGGCTGTTATGAGGATTACATAAAATCATCAATTTAAAATCCTTGGTACAGAGCATAATATGAACAGTAATAGCAAACATTGAGTTCTGGGTACTATCTTAATCATGCACTTTGTGAGTGCCAGGTCATGTAGTGTGATTAACTACCTACAGTGTAGGAAGATGCTAATATTCCCTTCATTGTGCTAATGAAGAAACTGGGATGGGGAGGAAGCTTACACTGCTACAAAGTGGCAAGGCTCAACCGCCATGTCACACGACGTCAGAGACAACACTTGGGAGCTATCACAATTAAATACACACACTGTTCTTTCTCAGTCGACGGTTACAAAAGAAGACTCCAATTCAAGGTTTTCTTTTGAAGGGGTTCTATCCATCTAATTGATTTGTGGTAAAATTTGACAGTGATACAAGatgcttaaaaattaagtcaACGGCACTGCAAATTTAACATCCCCAAACATAATTATGACTTCAACTTCCTTAGGACAGATAGAGTTTATTATATTCCTGAACCCAAAGAGTAGGCAAAGTATCTGTGTATAGTTGGTCGAATTGGTAAAAGGCAATTCTGAGAAAGGAGGCATTATCTGACTCCACTACAAACCACTTGTGTCAGCTGCAAGTTCACTGAATCTGAATTTTACACATCAGATGGGGAGATTTTATTAGATCAGTGACTCTCAACCGCAATACATATTACAATCATCCaagaagctttaaaaagaaaaatctctgggTGCCCCCAGAGGTTCTGCTCTAACTGGCCTGGGGTGCAGCCGTGACATTGGAATTCTTGAAATCTCCCTGGAGATTCTAATGTGGAACCCAGGTTAAGAACCACTAGACTAAATCATCTCAAAGACCCATTCAGATGTAAAATTACACAATTACTACAAAAGGTAAAATTGAAATACCTGAAGCAGAATCTTGTTGCCGTCGTAGTCCTGTGTCTGCCACCTGGTGCTGCTGATGGGAACACACGGATTGGGTAGAAGAGGCACTAACTGGCCAATCTCCTGAACCTTGAACTGTAGCACCGAAGACTCTTTCGGGTCCACTGACACGCCCAGCGGCAGCTGCTTCAGAGAGAGCTGCAGAGAGAAGCTCTCGGTGGCGTAGAgcacaaagaaacagaagttgCTCTTTTGCAAGGTGGCCTCTGTTTGCAGGATCATCTCATAAAGCCTGATGGCGTCCTCATAGTTATCAAAGCTGCAGTAGAGCGTCACCCGCAGGATCTCGGTACCACCATGCACCTGCCTCACGCCCCAGATGGGCATCTGGTTGTCCAGGCTGTAGAACTCCTGATTGGCAAGAAGATGGGGACACGGCCTCCCCTGCGCAGCCTGGGTGGGGTAGCACTGCCAGGGTGAGTGCTGTAGGGAGCCCAGGACGCGAAATAGCCGCTCCTCTCCGAGGCGTTCGTGCAGGAAGAGCAAGACAGACATCCCCGGGAACCGGGACCGCTTGGGCTGGTACTTTTCGTAGTATTTCACTGGACGGACCTGCTCAGACACCAGAAACAGACGGACCTCTGGGCAAATGCATTCCAGGAGCTGGTCCAGAGTCTGCTGCAGAAGCGAGCCGTGCCCAGAGCTGGCGAGGAGATGAACAGTCATGGCCAGAGGCACCTGTGTCTCATCCATGATAGAACTGCCTGTGGATGACAAAGAAAACCAGCGTGCAGGGCCCGCTGTCCAAGTGTCTGAAATGAATGAAGGAGACGGCAGGCCTTGTTGGTTCCCAAGCAGAACCTTCAGCCCACCAGAAAACCTTCAGCTGCAACGGCTACTGCAGAGTGGAGCACCTAACCAGGCCGGCACGAGCTCCTGGCTGCCCGTGGCTGCACAGACCGAGCATGTCACTCCAGTTCAGGCTCAGCAGCCTCCCTACACACCAGTGGTGAGGCCGACGTCACCCCACTTGTGCAGATGAACTGCTTGTGTTTGGCTTTTTCAGGCGTTCCCCGGGGTTTCTGTTTGACCTAAAAACCTAGAATCCTGAGAAACACTTGAATGGGTGGTTCTTACAGACAGTAAAGGAAATGACTGGACAAAAAGGAACGTGAGCAGCTCTTTTAGGCTGATAGCAATCTGTTCATTTGAAAAGACATCCACTTTAGTGACCCACAGTGGATTCTGATTTCCTACTTTCATCTCCTGTTGTTTACAATAGCCTGCCAGGCCACCTGAATACAATGACTTCTCTAAAACAATTCTTAAAACTTGTCCCtttgccaggtttttttttttttttcctcctgctttgtctttttattttgtttttgaacattttatgCTAGGGCATGAAGAGAAGATATTTTATCTAAATAATTTTGACTTCACTGAAAATTATGTGCTGTACTGAAAAGTCTGAGTGTACAAAAGAGACATTGAGAAACTAATTCTTCCTTTATTCATGTAAATCCTTTAGAAAAAGTGAGAGCTTCCCaatgtcaataataataattgttccagggtcagcccgtggctcacttgggagagtgtggtgcggacaacaccaagtcaagggttaagatcccgttaccggtcatctttaaaaaataataataataataataattgttcaCACCTACTGAGGATGTACTATGGACCAGTCATAAACTGTTCTAAAACTTTACAGTCCGCAAATTGGTTTAATCCTGCAACAAGCCTATGAAGATGAGACTATTATCCCCAaattactgatgaagaaactggggtATAGAAAAGTAACTCACCCAAGATCTCATAGCTAAAAAGTGGTTGAGGGAAGATTTGAACCTAGGAACTCAGAAACCCC contains the following coding sequences:
- the FAM124B gene encoding protein FAM124B; this translates as MDETQVPLAMTVHLLASSGHGSLLQQTLDQLLECICPEVRLFLVSEQVRPVKYYEKYQPKRSRFPGMSVLLFLHERLGEERLFRVLGSLQHSPWQCYPTQAAQGRPCPHLLANQEFYSLDNQMPIWGVRQVHGGTEILRVTLYCSFDNYEDAIRLYEMILQTEATLQKSNFCFFVLYATESFSLQLSLKQLPLGVSVDPKESSVLQFKVQEIGQLVPLLPNPCVPISSTRWQTQDYDGNKILLQVQLSPGPCVRNSELSFLNGTLGTDTLLQGSRLAPVSAKRTLEPRSRRSQGRRFKVHSLELPEPSGSPMSNSSSGTWWKSPGWSSQASSPATGTQLHLPSPHLEPGARMKVLSQENSFQKFEAETNVDTGFTIINSEPQHSFLSRFPMDLQISQSPSCLPASSLGAVTCKNRRVFEERVHPLSLAGQRDLAARKIVSKCCLHLPVQGEEREEEFFI